In Drosophila yakuba strain Tai18E2 chromosome X, Prin_Dyak_Tai18E2_2.1, whole genome shotgun sequence, a single genomic region encodes these proteins:
- the LOC122319625 gene encoding uncharacterized protein LOC122319625, translating to MTDFKRSQKGKKESNTKEADVRHSGAEKTKNKPSARTRTRPEAVLVRPAEGKSYAEVLCNLRKNLKPEDSDSNIQSVRKTKSGDMLLELSKGSKTDKLCDVIKDTLKECATVKTIKQLVKLEIRDIDSITQEDEIISAIREGIGDTSQEILIHLTGVNRSEQRRAFVTLPMRDASKILAEQRIKIGWTRCRVKRCLDVKRCFKCFGVGHVQNNCNGPDRRDLWIRCGESGHKMKTCTKAPRCCICASENRSDVGHLPGTANCSSVARKGKP from the coding sequence ATGACGGATTTCAAACGGTCACAGAAGgggaaaaaggaaagcaaCACTAAAGAAGCGGACGTAAGGCACAGTGGAGctgagaaaacaaaaaacaagccTAGCGCAAGAACGCGCACTCGCCCTGAAGCTGTGCTAGTCAGACCAGCAGAGGGAAAGAGCTATGCCGAGGTGTTGTGCAATCTGCGAAAAAACCTGAAACCAGAGGATTCCGACAGTAATATACAGTCGGTTAGAAAAACCAAGTCAGGTGATATGCTTCTGGAACTTTCAAAAGGAAGCAAAACGGACAAACTGTGCGATGTCATTAAGGATACACTCAAAGAGTGTGCTACAGTGAAGACCATAAAGCAATTAGTCAAACTGGAAATAAGAGATATCGACAGCATCACACAAGAGGATGAAATAATCTCAGCAATAAGAGAAGGAATAGGCGATACAAGCcaagaaattttaatacaCTTGACAGGGGTAAATAGGTCAGAACAAAGGCGAGCCTTTGTTACACTACCTATGAGGGACGCGTCAAAGATATTGGCGGAGCAGAGAATAAAAATAGGATGGACCCGCTGCCGGGTTAAGCGGTGTCTTGACGTAAAGAGATGCTTTAAGTGTTTCGGGGTCGGACATGTGCAAAATAACTGCAACGGACCGGATAGGAGAGACCTCTGGATCAGATGTGGTGAAAGCGGACATAAAATGAAGACTTGCACAAAGGCACCCAGATGTTGTATCTGTGCATCGGAGAACAGGAGCGACGTTGGACACCTGCCTGGGACAGCGAACTGCTCTAGCGTAGCCAGAAAAGGAAAGCCATGA